TTCTTCTCTAAACTTTTCTTTTTCATTATTTCTTTGGACATTTCGTTTAGGATGTATATTCGGTCCATATTTCATACAAATAATGGGAATTATATTATCATTCGAATAAAATGTACTTAAATCTTTTCCTTCCTGTTTTAAAGATGCCTTTAGATAAAGAAAAAAATCTTTTATTTGTTTCATCGCATGGCTAAAATTCTTCCATAATGTTTTATCTTTGGTCAATGGTTCAACATCCATCTTGAACTCGACTAAGAGTAATTTATTGTTATCAAAAATCATACAATCACATCGTCCCCTCGGAACACCATCTCCCACATAATCCTCTAAACCGTGTTTGATGATTCCCCCATCAATACAGATATGAATGATTTCATTCCTCCCACCATTTGTTATTTTCAACGACTTATCTTGATTTACATCTGTGTCGATAAGAAAAGTTCGCTTTGACAAACTACAATCATAGGCATATAAAGGTGTACCACAAAGGCGGTCTATTGTATAAGGATTGGACGTATAAATTGTCTGAATTATATTGCAAAAGTTATTTCTCATATCTTAAATCATAGAGTATAAAAAATCGAACTCATTATTAATGTTTTCCGTTTCCTCATCAATAAAATTATCCCCGATGAGTTGGGTCACATCATCAAGAATAGATTTACAATATACATCGGAATTAGCTTTTAATGCGTATGCTTGGAATTTTTCAGGGTCAATATTCATACATTCCTTAGCCGCTGTTTTCAAATTCTCTGTTGAAAAGAATTTCTCAATTTCTTTTTTCTTATCTGATTGTGCCCTGATAACTTTTGTATAATACAGCATATTATTGAATGTCGCTTGTACATAAGGACTATGTGTAGTAATAATAAGCTGGCTATTGGTTTTATTGGCAACCAAAATTAATAATTCTATCAGCAATTTCTGTGCTTTAGGAAAAAGATGTGTTTCTGGTTCCTCTATGATACGTGACGCTTTCTGTTTTTCATTCAGTATATAGATGACATCTTGAATGATACGTATAACCTCTTGCTGTCCAGAAGAAGACATACTTAACGGGACGAATTCTCTTTCATTATAGAAAATTTTCTCCATGCCATTCTCATTCTTATAATCTCCATGTAAAATTTGCGATATAATAGTGTGTATTAATTGCCTAAACGGAGTATTCTCAACATTTTCTTTTGCCCCATTAAAATAGTCTGCGAGAAATTTAGAATAACTAACAAATTCCTTAATCAAATTTATGTCTACTGTATTTG
The Bacteroides caecimuris DNA segment above includes these coding regions:
- a CDS encoding AAA family ATPase, with translation MQKIIIKNFRQISHAEIEVKDFLFLIGEQASGKSTIAKLIYFFKSLKQDYFNLLYETNKRSLVELQKKLISNIQNKFAVYFGYTSRLDDDFCIQYIFSTEKGYKLTLFKKKSLQIQFDNDYWDFISKKTIALQKQIDSSNENKMNFILQEKAKNALIKKMTVEVNKTFFDDRETLFLPAGRNITVSYPEQFQLLFFGELKSALYSNKETNTVDINLIKEFVSYSKFLADYFNGAKENVENTPFRQLIHTIISQILHGDYKNENGMEKIFYNEREFVPLSMSSSGQQEVIRIIQDVIYILNEKQKASRIIEEPETHLFPKAQKLLIELLILVANKTNSQLIITTHSPYVQATFNNMLYYTKVIRAQSDKKKEIEKFFSTENLKTAAKECMNIDPEKFQAYALKANSDVYCKSILDDVTQLIGDNFIDEETENINNEFDFLYSMI